The following proteins come from a genomic window of Pseudomonas sp. MAG733B:
- a CDS encoding collagen-like triple helix repeat-containing protein: MNTQVWCKSATALALILSLGLAGCSSGGGGHHSSSDSSSPDSETTAGTGGTGGSGGGTGGTGGGTTDPTNPTNPTDPTDPTTPTNPGAAPLVTTTLIQDVGTTVSGVGEGVGQIGDSLGSVPVVGGVVQSVANTTGNVVSTLGDGVANGLGKLGTDPNGLGVTASAVGGVVQDVGNGVSDVSGKLATATNSVPVVGGVVTRVAPVLDGVGEKVTMLGDTLSTATTTGPLGSVTKEVGNKLVPVIAMVESTTDKIGDATGLGDPLKGIVKKVGDSVDGVGDKLTDAGNGNALTNTLGGALSNTGTAVGKAGGLVSNGSGSGGSGLLETVGGAVVNVGTGLNIGNTNGVVSAAGVNGVAGGNLIATVGGALGGSGIANTGPTAPLATLGTNVGTAINPVTTAVSGLTQNIGAATGIGAPVASLTGQAGAAVANLGGAIAGSNANPVVTALGNTVTTVGGTVTAAGGLVNGGTGTTGGLGGVLGGLTGALGGNRR, encoded by the coding sequence ATGAACACACAAGTGTGGTGCAAATCGGCAACAGCATTGGCGCTCATTCTCTCCCTCGGCCTGGCCGGTTGCAGCAGCGGCGGTGGCGGCCATCACAGCAGCTCCGACAGTTCCTCGCCGGACAGCGAAACCACGGCGGGCACCGGAGGAACGGGCGGCAGCGGCGGCGGAACGGGTGGCACTGGCGGCGGCACCACCGACCCGACCAATCCCACCAACCCGACAGATCCGACAGATCCCACCACCCCGACCAACCCCGGCGCGGCACCATTGGTGACCACCACGCTGATACAGGATGTCGGCACCACCGTGAGTGGCGTCGGCGAGGGTGTCGGGCAGATCGGCGACTCGCTGGGCTCAGTGCCGGTGGTTGGTGGTGTGGTGCAAAGCGTGGCCAACACAACCGGCAATGTGGTCAGCACACTCGGCGACGGCGTCGCCAATGGCCTGGGCAAACTGGGTACCGATCCGAACGGCCTCGGCGTCACGGCATCGGCGGTGGGCGGCGTGGTGCAGGATGTCGGCAACGGCGTGTCCGATGTCAGCGGCAAACTCGCTACCGCCACCAACAGTGTTCCTGTCGTCGGCGGTGTAGTGACCCGAGTCGCACCCGTGCTTGATGGCGTCGGCGAGAAAGTCACCATGCTCGGCGACACCCTGAGCACCGCCACCACGACCGGTCCGCTGGGCTCGGTGACCAAAGAAGTCGGCAACAAACTGGTGCCGGTAATCGCCATGGTCGAGAGCACCACCGACAAGATCGGCGACGCGACCGGTCTGGGTGATCCGCTCAAAGGCATCGTCAAGAAGGTCGGCGACAGCGTCGATGGCGTGGGCGATAAGCTCACCGATGCCGGCAATGGCAATGCGTTGACCAACACCCTGGGTGGCGCACTGAGCAACACCGGCACTGCGGTCGGCAAGGCGGGCGGCCTGGTGTCCAACGGCAGCGGATCGGGCGGCAGCGGCTTGCTCGAAACGGTGGGTGGTGCCGTGGTGAATGTTGGTACCGGACTGAATATCGGCAACACCAATGGCGTGGTCAGTGCAGCCGGAGTGAATGGAGTTGCCGGCGGCAATCTGATCGCGACGGTGGGTGGCGCACTGGGCGGCAGCGGCATCGCCAACACCGGCCCGACCGCGCCGCTGGCCACACTCGGTACGAATGTTGGGACCGCGATCAACCCGGTCACAACCGCCGTTTCCGGGCTCACCCAAAACATCGGCGCCGCCACCGGGATCGGCGCCCCCGTCGCCAGCCTCACCGGCCAGGCCGGCGCTGCGGTCGCCAACCTCGGCGGCGCGATTGCCGGCAGCAACGCCAACCCGGTGGTCACCGCACTGGGCAATACAGTCACCACCGTGGGCGGAACCGTGACTGCCGCCGGCGGCCTGGTCAATGGCGGCACTGGCACAACCGGTGGTCTCGGTGGCGTACTGGGCGGACTGACCGGCGCACTGGGCGGCAACCGCCGCTGA
- a CDS encoding MaoC/PaaZ C-terminal domain-containing protein translates to MITDWHTLNREPSLPGLYARAATRRKITGTTLPDSGLRCWVDVDPKRLAAYRQVCGFADNSLLPPTYPHILAFALQMQLLTAKEFPFPLLGLIHLSNRIRVLRPMGGVNRVRVSVQVQNLQPHAKGATFDLLTTLDDQLGPLWEAQSQMLCRGVKLEGEPVEEVLVPTLTLTQIAQWKAPSDIGRRYAKVSGDYNPIHLSAASAKLFGFPSAIAHGLWNKARTLAALADHLPTANFEIAVQFRKPVRLPSEVALLASAAGSSGDLQLIGSGDLEHMVGHWRPVA, encoded by the coding sequence ATGATCACTGACTGGCACACGCTCAACCGCGAACCCAGCCTGCCGGGGCTTTATGCGCGAGCAGCAACGCGACGGAAAATAACCGGCACCACCCTGCCCGATTCAGGTTTGCGCTGTTGGGTCGACGTCGACCCGAAACGCCTGGCAGCCTATCGCCAAGTCTGCGGTTTCGCCGATAACAGCCTGCTGCCACCCACCTATCCGCACATCCTCGCTTTCGCATTACAGATGCAATTGCTCACCGCCAAAGAGTTTCCGTTTCCGCTGCTGGGGCTGATTCACCTGAGCAATCGCATTCGCGTATTGCGACCCATGGGCGGGGTCAATCGAGTGCGGGTCAGCGTGCAGGTGCAGAACCTGCAACCTCACGCCAAAGGGGCGACCTTCGATCTGCTGACGACCCTGGACGATCAGTTGGGGCCGTTGTGGGAAGCGCAGAGCCAGATGCTCTGTCGTGGGGTCAAGCTCGAAGGCGAGCCTGTCGAAGAGGTGCTCGTTCCGACGCTGACACTGACGCAGATCGCGCAATGGAAAGCGCCTTCCGACATCGGCCGGCGATACGCCAAAGTCTCCGGCGACTACAACCCGATTCACCTGAGCGCGGCCAGTGCGAAGTTGTTCGGCTTCCCCTCGGCCATCGCCCACGGGTTATGGAACAAGGCGCGCACACTGGCCGCGCTGGCCGACCATCTGCCAACGGCGAACTTCGAGATTGCGGTGCAATTCAGGAAACCGGTGCGCCTGCCCAGCGAAGTCGCATTGCTGGCCAGCGCGGCGGGGTCCAGTGGTGATCTGCAATTGATCGGGTCCGGGGATCTTGAGCACATGGTTGGGCATTGGCGGCCGGTTGCCTGA